One genomic segment of Sorex araneus isolate mSorAra2 chromosome X, mSorAra2.pri, whole genome shotgun sequence includes these proteins:
- the LOC129399799 gene encoding uncharacterized protein C2orf78-like, with translation MANAYINIFFVTLLFLTENFQNPCVFGTTHSLQLPLTVVNNAASLTGRVCNYSRVSAPAGSSAWPLPSAFGNSFQPLMGITYLDQHSSRTMLSGVSGQSQMSTSAASYPSVLEWDIAGNAEKKSSMGDFTVTFIDQNTVVSYMPIAACYEKTLDTNNTVSLYPIVSASLVERTPSQVPNQSHSLLLPDQEGSQVFYYYQGTQGPLLSGELDPCLQSYGSMTFTGGRGFALQTYSNASPQMAMVLKRSSPQRTDHQAPPLESATLIPQPNTESSYQGE, from the exons ATGGCAAATGCCTACATTAAT ATTTTTTTCGTCACCCTCTTGTTCCttacagaaaattttcaaaatcccTGTGTATTCGGAACTACACATTCTCTGCAGCTTCCCCTTACTGTGGTGAACAATGCAGCTTCCCTAACAGGAAGGGTCTGCAACTACTCCAGAGTATCTGCTCCAGCTGGTAGTTCTGCTTGGCCCCTGCCCTCAGCCTTTGGCAACTCTTTCCAACCACTGATGGGTATTACCTATCTTGATCAACATTCTAGCAGAACAATGCTGTCTGGAGTGTCTGGCCAGAGCCAGATGTCCACTTCAGCTGCTTCCTACCCGAGTGTTTTGGAGTGGGATATTGCAGGAAATGCTGAAAAGAAGTCTTCCATGGGAGACTTTACTGTGACCTTTATTGACCAAAACACTGTTGTCTCTTACATGCCAATAGCAGCTTGCTATGAGAAAACCTTAGATACCAACAACACGGTGTCTCTGTACCCAATAGTTTCTGCCAGCCTTGTTGAGAGGACACCATCTCAGGTTCCAAATCAGAGTCATAGCCTTTTGCTTCCCGACCAGGAAGGGAGCCAGGTGTTTTACTATTATCAGGGCACCCAGGGACCTCTCCTTTCTGGAGAACTGGATCCCTGCCTGCAATCCTATGGCTCCATGACATTCACAGGAGGTAGGGGCTTTGCCCTCCAAACCTACAGCAATGCATCCCCACAAATGGCTATGGTTTTAAAGAGGTCCAGCCCACAAAGAACCGACCACCAGGCCCCACCACTGGAATCTGCTACTCTGATTCCTCAACCCAACACAGAATCGAGTTATCAAGGTGAGTAA